Proteins encoded in a region of the Puniceibacterium sp. IMCC21224 genome:
- the flgA gene encoding flagellar basal body P-ring formation chaperone FlgA, with protein sequence MRLLLLFSLIAGLPAAAETVVATRTIRAQEIIGPDAVRGDAGGNTGVKLDDIIGMEARVALYPGRPILTAHVMPPALIARNQIVELVFETGGLRITSEARALDRGAVGERIRVMNIASHVNLFGTVSPDGSVHVSQ encoded by the coding sequence ATGCGTCTTTTGCTTCTGTTCAGCCTCATCGCCGGTCTGCCGGCCGCTGCCGAGACCGTGGTCGCGACGCGCACCATCCGGGCGCAGGAAATCATTGGCCCGGACGCGGTGCGGGGGGACGCGGGCGGCAATACCGGCGTCAAGCTCGATGATATCATCGGGATGGAGGCGCGCGTTGCGCTCTATCCCGGTCGGCCAATCCTGACCGCTCATGTGATGCCCCCCGCCCTGATTGCCCGCAACCAGATCGTCGAACTGGTGTTTGAAACCGGTGGGCTGCGCATCACCTCCGAGGCCCGCGCGCTTGACCGCGGCGCCGTAGGCGAACGGATCCGGGTGATGAACATCGCGTCACACGTCAACCTTTTTGGAACAGTATCGCCTGACGGCTCTGTCCACGTCTCCCAGTGA
- the flgG gene encoding flagellar basal-body rod protein FlgG: MRALKIAATGMSAQQMRVEVISNNLSNMSTTGYNARRAEFADLHYQQVARAGTVNAADGTVLPTGVQLGLGVRPSAVSVQLAQGSLSATGGDLDLAIDGQGYLEVTLPSGQAAYTRDGGLKRTGEGLIVNSDGYPVAPEITIPDDARSISINSDGEVYAYFALEAEAQLLGQFTLSGFSNSKGLEAIGGNLFVETEASGPANVTTAGQDGLGTLRQGYLEDSSVDAVREVTELIEAQRGYELNAKVISAADQMLGATTQIR; this comes from the coding sequence ATGCGTGCGCTGAAAATTGCGGCCACGGGCATGAGCGCCCAACAGATGCGGGTCGAGGTCATCTCGAACAATCTCTCAAACATGAGCACCACGGGCTACAACGCGCGGCGCGCCGAATTTGCCGATCTACACTATCAGCAGGTCGCTCGGGCGGGCACTGTGAACGCTGCCGACGGAACGGTTTTGCCGACCGGTGTGCAGCTTGGCCTTGGCGTCCGTCCCTCCGCAGTGTCGGTTCAGCTCGCGCAGGGTTCCCTGTCGGCCACTGGCGGCGATCTCGACCTTGCAATCGACGGTCAGGGATACCTCGAAGTAACGCTGCCCTCGGGCCAAGCAGCCTATACCCGTGATGGTGGCCTCAAACGTACCGGCGAAGGGTTGATCGTCAACTCGGACGGCTATCCAGTCGCACCCGAGATCACCATTCCCGACGACGCCCGCAGCATTTCGATCAACTCGGATGGTGAGGTCTATGCCTATTTCGCCCTCGAGGCAGAGGCCCAGTTGCTGGGACAGTTTACCCTGTCCGGATTCAGCAATTCAAAGGGGCTTGAGGCCATCGGCGGCAATCTCTTTGTTGAAACCGAAGCTTCGGGGCCGGCCAATGTGACCACCGCCGGACAGGACGGGCTGGGAACGCTGCGACAGGGGTATCTGGAGGACAGTTCGGTCGATGCCGTACGCGAGGTGACCGAACTGATCGAAGCACAGCGTGGTTACGAGTTGAACGCCAAGGTCATTTCCGCCGCTGACCAGATGCTCGGCGCAACGACACAGATCCGCTGA
- a CDS encoding flagellar hook-basal body complex protein, producing MEATGYTTLTRQSGLMREMQVIANNIANSATTGYRQEGVIFSEYVQRTDTGQSVSMATARIQNTSALQGALTRTGGKFDVGIEGDGFFLIQTPQGERLSRAGAFSPSANGDLVTMDGYPVLDAGGAPLFVPPDADDLAISGDGTISTDGRPIGQLGVVMPIAPLDMQREGGVMFRADAGYDPVELPRVKQGFLEGSNVDPVGQIARMIDVQRAYEMGQSFLDAENERVRDALKTFIR from the coding sequence ATGGAAGCCACCGGCTATACCACCCTGACCCGTCAGTCCGGGCTGATGCGCGAAATGCAGGTCATCGCCAACAACATCGCCAACTCCGCGACCACCGGCTACCGTCAGGAGGGGGTTATTTTTTCCGAATACGTGCAACGTACTGACACTGGTCAAAGCGTGTCGATGGCGACAGCGCGCATCCAAAACACGTCGGCACTGCAGGGCGCCCTGACCCGGACCGGCGGCAAATTTGACGTCGGGATCGAGGGCGATGGGTTCTTTCTGATACAGACTCCGCAGGGCGAACGGCTGAGCCGCGCCGGGGCGTTTTCGCCCAGCGCCAACGGCGATCTGGTTACTATGGACGGATATCCCGTTCTGGACGCCGGGGGCGCGCCCCTGTTTGTGCCGCCCGATGCCGACGATCTCGCTATCTCCGGCGACGGGACAATCAGCACCGATGGTCGGCCTATTGGGCAGTTGGGGGTCGTCATGCCCATTGCCCCGCTGGATATGCAGCGCGAGGGCGGCGTGATGTTCCGCGCCGATGCAGGGTATGATCCGGTCGAACTGCCGCGTGTCAAACAGGGTTTTCTAGAGGGGTCCAATGTCGACCCCGTCGGTCAGATCGCGCGCATGATCGACGTCCAACGCGCCTACGAAATGGGTCAAAGCTTTCTGGACGCTGAAAACGAACGGGTGCGCGACGCACTCAAGACGTTCATCCGATAA
- a CDS encoding flagellar biosynthetic protein FliQ: MLTEAIFFDTLRQGLWIATITSVPILSAALVAGVTVGLFQALTSIQEMTLTFVPKLGAIVVVFWISMSFMTQTLVSFFQDQLIPIITGG; this comes from the coding sequence ATGCTAACCGAAGCCATTTTCTTTGACACACTGCGCCAGGGGCTCTGGATCGCCACCATCACGTCGGTGCCAATCCTGTCGGCCGCCTTGGTTGCGGGGGTCACGGTGGGCTTGTTTCAGGCTCTCACCTCGATCCAGGAAATGACCCTGACCTTTGTCCCGAAACTGGGGGCCATCGTCGTCGTGTTCTGGATATCGATGAGCTTCATGACACAAACTCTGGTGTCGTTTTTCCAGGATCAACTGATCCCGATCATTACAGGAGGCTGA
- the fliE gene encoding flagellar hook-basal body complex protein FliE: MDVRSLFAAQKYAASRPATEPTPEMAPAQQGVVDFAEDFATTLRESEGIAESALTGDADPHALVQALAQSELAVEAVVTVRNKVVEAYQEILRMPV, translated from the coding sequence ATGGACGTCCGCTCACTCTTTGCCGCACAGAAATATGCGGCCTCTCGCCCTGCGACAGAACCCACGCCCGAAATGGCGCCGGCGCAACAGGGCGTTGTCGACTTTGCCGAGGACTTTGCCACCACCCTGCGCGAAAGCGAGGGTATCGCCGAATCAGCCCTGACCGGTGACGCCGATCCGCACGCCCTTGTGCAGGCGCTGGCGCAATCAGAACTCGCCGTCGAGGCGGTGGTGACCGTCCGTAACAAGGTGGTTGAGGCCTATCAGGAAATCCTGCGGATGCCGGTCTGA
- the flgC gene encoding flagellar basal body rod protein FlgC, with amino-acid sequence MSDFNDSLSVSSSGLRAQSMRLRILSENIANTDTPGYRRKTIPFELDRSANDDVQTISTGRVNLDQSELTEIFDPSHPMANADGVYEGSNVNVIIEIADSREAQRSYEANLKMFDQARQMSTSLMELLRR; translated from the coding sequence ATGAGCGATTTCAACGATTCCTTATCGGTGTCTTCCAGCGGATTGCGGGCGCAGTCGATGCGGCTGCGGATCCTGTCCGAAAACATCGCCAACACCGACACCCCCGGATATCGCCGCAAGACGATCCCGTTTGAACTCGACCGCAGCGCAAACGACGATGTGCAAACCATCAGCACCGGTCGGGTCAACCTTGACCAGTCCGAACTGACAGAAATTTTTGATCCCTCACACCCGATGGCCAACGCGGATGGCGTCTACGAGGGATCAAACGTCAATGTGATCATCGAGATCGCTGACTCTCGCGAAGCTCAGAGATCCTACGAAGCCAACCTCAAGATGTTCGATCAGGCACGACAGATGTCAACCAGCCTGATGGAGCTGTTGCGACGTTAA
- a CDS encoding FlgB family protein, which produces MFQNLDIFKTAMALARHAGTRQAVSAQNIANADTPGYQARVVSDFAETVQAGKNRPGAGSLPLRATRSGHMLGQRTSDTATITESRSLVDPNGNGVALEEEMLVAVEAKRDHERALAIYRSNMTLLRTSLGRG; this is translated from the coding sequence ATGTTCCAGAATCTGGACATATTCAAGACCGCCATGGCGCTGGCCAGGCACGCCGGAACCCGTCAGGCCGTGAGCGCGCAAAATATCGCGAATGCGGATACACCGGGATATCAGGCCCGTGTGGTATCTGATTTTGCCGAAACGGTTCAGGCGGGGAAAAACCGCCCGGGCGCTGGCAGCCTGCCGCTGCGCGCGACGCGCTCCGGCCACATGCTGGGCCAGCGCACATCCGACACGGCCACCATCACCGAAAGTCGCAGCCTTGTTGACCCCAACGGTAATGGCGTTGCCTTGGAAGAGGAAATGCTGGTCGCAGTCGAAGCCAAACGCGACCACGAACGCGCCCTCGCCATTTACAGATCCAACATGACCCTGCTGCGTACTAGCCTCGGTCGTGGCTAA
- a CDS encoding FliI/YscN family ATPase: protein MDRTEISGLRAQISSLHAVRAMGRVRSVDGTVIWVRGLARNASIGDRVRLLRRAGLPLLEGEVLRIRDEEIAMLPDSGVDGVAQGDRVAVLGPPTLAPCDSWIGRVIDPYGQPIDGFPLVPGSRRRPFRAAPPPAAQRRPLGGRLATGLAVFDTLLPIVRGQRIGLFAGSGVGKSRLLAQLARGMQADIVVLALVGERGREVSEFVANVLGPEGMARAVVVAATSDRSPLERRRCPQAAMTIAEHFRDQGAHVLYLADSITRFAEAHREVAIASGEMPALRGFPPSTAHQIMTLAERAGPGIRDTGDITAVFSVLVAGSDMDEPVADILRGVLDGHVVLDRQIAERGRFPAIDLLRSVSRSLPEAASEDENVLIGQVRRLLGAYARSETMIRAGLYRDGTDPLLDQAIRAWPELEQFLGDSAPAGVENAFSRLKLLMRRVSAGSGTAAGTPAPRPARNSSAI, encoded by the coding sequence ATGGACAGGACCGAGATTTCAGGCTTGAGGGCACAGATAAGCAGTTTGCATGCCGTCCGCGCGATGGGGCGGGTGCGGTCTGTTGATGGCACGGTGATCTGGGTGCGCGGTCTGGCGCGCAATGCGTCAATTGGCGATCGCGTGCGGTTGTTGCGCCGCGCAGGGTTGCCGCTGTTAGAGGGTGAAGTGTTGCGTATCAGGGATGAGGAAATTGCAATGTTGCCGGATAGCGGTGTCGACGGCGTCGCGCAGGGGGACCGGGTCGCGGTTCTGGGGCCGCCGACCCTGGCACCCTGCGATTCGTGGATTGGTCGGGTCATCGATCCTTATGGCCAGCCGATCGACGGGTTTCCGCTGGTGCCAGGATCGCGGCGGCGTCCGTTTCGTGCCGCGCCTCCGCCCGCTGCACAGCGCCGTCCGTTGGGTGGACGTCTGGCGACGGGGTTGGCCGTGTTTGACACGCTTTTACCGATCGTTCGCGGCCAGCGGATCGGGCTCTTTGCTGGGTCCGGTGTTGGAAAATCACGTCTTCTGGCGCAGCTTGCGCGTGGGATGCAGGCGGATATCGTCGTTCTGGCGTTAGTGGGGGAACGTGGCCGCGAGGTCAGTGAATTTGTCGCCAATGTGCTCGGACCAGAAGGGATGGCCCGCGCCGTGGTGGTGGCCGCAACATCGGATCGGTCCCCACTCGAGCGGCGGCGCTGCCCTCAGGCTGCGATGACGATTGCCGAGCATTTCCGCGATCAGGGCGCGCATGTGCTGTACCTCGCCGATTCGATCACCCGCTTTGCCGAGGCGCATCGAGAGGTTGCCATCGCTTCGGGCGAAATGCCCGCGCTGCGCGGGTTTCCCCCCTCGACGGCGCATCAGATCATGACGCTGGCCGAGCGCGCGGGTCCGGGGATTCGCGATACAGGCGACATAACGGCGGTATTTTCTGTGCTTGTAGCCGGGTCCGACATGGACGAGCCAGTGGCCGATATCCTGCGCGGGGTGCTTGATGGACATGTGGTGCTGGACCGGCAGATTGCCGAACGTGGCCGGTTTCCGGCGATTGACCTACTGCGTTCGGTTTCCCGCAGTCTGCCAGAAGCGGCAAGCGAGGATGAAAACGTTCTGATTGGGCAGGTGCGCCGTTTGTTGGGGGCTTACGCGCGGTCTGAGACGATGATTCGCGCTGGGCTGTACCGTGATGGCACCGACCCGTTGCTGGATCAGGCGATCCGCGCCTGGCCTGAACTCGAACAGTTTCTGGGGGACTCTGCGCCCGCAGGTGTCGAAAACGCCTTTTCCCGTCTCAAGCTGTTGATGCGGCGGGTCAGCGCTGGATCTGGCACTGCCGCAGGGACGCCGGCACCGCGACCAGCCCGCAACTCCTCGGCCATATAA
- a CDS encoding D-lyxose/D-mannose family sugar isomerase — MKRSRINDIMAQADDMIRHYGFTLPPFAYWTPDEFVSRASAARSLIDARCGWDITDYGDERFDEMGLFLFTLRNGRLADLQRGGGMCYAEKLLISRQDQLSPMHTHVIKAEDIINRGGATMVVELYGSDDQGNFAEDRGGMVFCDGIARDFAPGEKLRFAPGESVTLMPGDWHAFWGEGGDVLIGEVSTVNDDTTDNIFREPIGRFAHIQEDVAPTHLLVGDYAQWLS, encoded by the coding sequence ATGAAACGATCCCGCATCAACGACATCATGGCACAGGCAGACGACATGATCCGCCACTACGGATTTACCCTGCCGCCCTTTGCCTATTGGACCCCGGACGAATTTGTATCCCGCGCCAGCGCGGCCCGCTCTCTGATTGATGCCCGCTGCGGCTGGGACATCACCGACTACGGCGATGAGCGGTTTGACGAGATGGGGTTGTTCCTGTTCACTCTGCGCAATGGTCGCCTCGCCGATCTGCAACGCGGCGGCGGCATGTGTTACGCTGAAAAATTGCTGATCTCGCGACAGGATCAGCTTAGCCCGATGCACACCCATGTCATCAAAGCCGAGGATATCATCAACCGCGGTGGCGCCACCATGGTGGTTGAACTCTACGGCTCGGACGATCAGGGTAACTTTGCCGAGGATCGTGGCGGCATGGTGTTCTGCGACGGCATTGCGCGCGATTTTGCGCCCGGCGAGAAACTGCGGTTTGCCCCAGGCGAAAGCGTCACACTGATGCCGGGTGACTGGCACGCCTTCTGGGGCGAGGGCGGCGATGTTCTAATCGGCGAAGTCTCGACAGTGAATGACGACACCACCGACAACATTTTTCGCGAACCCATCGGACGGTTCGCACATATCCAAGAGGATGTAGCCCCCACTCATCTGCTTGTCGGGGACTATGCCCAGTGGCTGTCCTGA
- a CDS encoding enoyl-CoA hydratase/isomerase family protein, which produces MIRLDQVGGLWTVTLDRPDKANALTEAMLDELSRIMEAAQEARAVILTGTGRVFSAGADLEAARAGLAVSPLWERLSTAIAALPGLSIAALNGTVAGGAMGMVLACDLRVAVPGTRVFYPVMKLGFLPQPSDPARLVALIGPSRARMILMAGQKIDTQEALDWGLLDRLSEPADLHQTCRTLATDTMAADVTHATMIKRMIG; this is translated from the coding sequence ATGATCCGGCTGGATCAGGTTGGCGGGTTGTGGACCGTCACGCTCGACCGGCCGGACAAGGCCAACGCCCTGACAGAGGCGATGCTGGATGAGTTGAGCCGGATCATGGAGGCCGCCCAAGAAGCGCGTGCCGTGATCCTGACCGGCACCGGCCGCGTGTTCAGCGCCGGCGCCGATCTGGAGGCCGCACGGGCCGGGCTGGCTGTCTCACCGCTCTGGGAACGGCTTTCAACTGCCATTGCGGCGCTGCCTGGACTCAGCATCGCGGCGCTGAACGGCACCGTGGCCGGCGGTGCCATGGGTATGGTTTTGGCCTGCGATCTGCGTGTCGCCGTGCCTGGAACCCGCGTGTTCTATCCGGTAATGAAGCTGGGCTTTTTGCCGCAACCGTCCGATCCGGCACGTCTGGTTGCACTGATCGGCCCGTCCCGCGCGAGGATGATCCTGATGGCGGGGCAAAAGATCGACACCCAAGAGGCGCTCGACTGGGGTCTGCTGGACCGTCTGAGCGAGCCTGCGGATCTGCACCAGACCTGCCGCACACTGGCAACCGACACCATGGCGGCGGATGTGACCCATGCGACGATGATCAAGCGCATGATTGGTTAG
- a CDS encoding SDR family oxidoreductase, translating to MDMTGKTVMITGASRGIGASAARIFADAGANVALVARSADAVAELAGEIGPRAVAIPCDISRYWEVNQAVRNCLTAFGTLDVLINNAGVIEPIARMDEADPDGWGQVIDINLKGVFHGMRAALPVMKSAGGGTILTISSGAAHGPVEAWSHYCASKAAAAMLTRCVDKEERDAGIRAIGLSPGTVATQMQREIKSSGINPVSQLDWEVHIPADWPARALLWMCTPEADAWLGDEISLRDDDIRKKVGLT from the coding sequence ATGGATATGACGGGAAAAACTGTGATGATCACCGGAGCGAGCCGCGGCATCGGTGCCTCGGCCGCGCGGATTTTTGCCGACGCTGGCGCCAATGTCGCATTGGTCGCGCGTTCGGCTGATGCGGTGGCGGAACTCGCCGGTGAGATCGGGCCGCGCGCCGTGGCGATCCCCTGCGATATCTCACGCTATTGGGAGGTCAATCAGGCGGTACGCAATTGCCTCACCGCCTTTGGCACACTGGATGTGCTGATCAACAACGCAGGCGTGATCGAACCCATCGCGCGCATGGATGAGGCCGACCCCGACGGCTGGGGCCAAGTCATCGACATCAACCTCAAGGGCGTGTTCCACGGAATGCGCGCGGCATTGCCGGTGATGAAGTCCGCAGGCGGCGGCACCATCCTGACGATCAGTTCGGGCGCAGCGCATGGCCCGGTCGAGGCGTGGTCGCATTACTGCGCCTCCAAAGCCGCCGCCGCGATGCTGACCCGCTGCGTCGACAAGGAAGAGCGCGATGCAGGCATTCGCGCCATTGGCCTGTCCCCCGGCACCGTCGCGACCCAGATGCAGCGCGAGATCAAGTCCAGCGGCATCAACCCGGTCAGCCAGCTGGACTGGGAGGTGCATATTCCCGCCGACTGGCCCGCACGGGCGCTGCTGTGGATGTGCACCCCCGAGGCTGACGCATGGCTCGGCGATGAGATTTCTCTGCGCGACGACGACATTCGGAAAAAGGTCGGCCTGACATGA
- a CDS encoding DUF2125 domain-containing protein, which yields MFDKTGFWGSTALALALTAGAAQADVTPQQVWDELETYFQDFGYVVNATETQTGNVLTVTDFSVTMDMPEEDGSLRFDASEVVLTDLGDGRISIDFPNVMPITMSISAPDEDPIELVVNYTQDGLDMIASGAPGDLVYDYTADGLSMILVELVVDGKPIDRSAARVEVTMTGLEGQSMVKNTTTRDISQVMKMSGLSYDLAFNDPDSDGAGLFSGTLSDLTFEGSTSIPADLDMNAPSALATSGLKGSGRFDYAAGQSQFSATERGDTTAGQTSSEGASLLVGFSGEAITYAQTGKNMTVAMSGGELPFPVTVAMEETAFNLTMPVAESEEPQKVAMGVTLGGFTMSDLLWNLFDPAKALPRDPATVSFDLVGLATPFINLFDPAAVEALDATGGVPGELNSLTLNNLTVDAAGTRLTGVGDFTFDNSDLETYDGMPLPVGSVMLEVSGANALIDKLIAMGLMAEQDAMGARMMMSMFTVPGDSPDNLKSKLEFNEQGHISANGQRIK from the coding sequence ATGTTCGACAAGACAGGTTTTTGGGGCAGTACCGCCCTCGCATTGGCCCTGACAGCGGGGGCGGCGCAGGCTGATGTCACCCCGCAACAGGTCTGGGATGAGCTTGAGACGTATTTTCAGGATTTCGGCTATGTCGTGAACGCGACCGAAACACAAACCGGCAATGTTCTGACCGTGACCGATTTCAGCGTCACCATGGACATGCCAGAAGAGGACGGCAGCCTGCGCTTTGACGCCTCAGAGGTGGTGTTGACCGACCTGGGGGATGGGCGCATTTCGATTGATTTTCCGAATGTGATGCCGATCACGATGTCGATCTCTGCGCCGGACGAGGACCCGATCGAACTGGTGGTGAACTACACTCAGGACGGGCTCGATATGATCGCGTCGGGTGCGCCGGGCGATCTGGTCTATGATTACACGGCTGACGGGCTGAGCATGATTCTGGTTGAGTTGGTGGTCGACGGAAAGCCAATTGACCGCAGCGCTGCCCGTGTCGAGGTCACTATGACCGGACTTGAGGGCCAGTCCATGGTCAAAAATACCACGACGCGGGACATCAGTCAGGTTATGAAGATGTCCGGGCTAAGCTATGATTTGGCCTTTAACGACCCTGACAGTGACGGCGCAGGCCTGTTTTCGGGCACGCTCAGCGATCTGACCTTTGAGGGATCGACCTCGATCCCGGCGGATCTGGACATGAATGCCCCCTCGGCGCTGGCGACCTCGGGACTGAAAGGGTCGGGCCGGTTCGACTATGCCGCCGGTCAGTCGCAATTCTCGGCGACCGAGCGGGGCGATACAACAGCGGGCCAGACCTCGTCCGAGGGGGCAAGCCTGCTGGTTGGGTTCTCGGGAGAGGCGATCACTTATGCGCAAACCGGCAAGAACATGACCGTCGCGATGAGCGGTGGAGAACTGCCGTTCCCGGTTACGGTTGCGATGGAAGAGACCGCATTCAACCTGACGATGCCGGTGGCCGAGTCCGAAGAGCCGCAGAAGGTCGCGATGGGCGTCACGCTGGGCGGCTTCACCATGTCGGATCTGTTGTGGAACCTCTTTGATCCGGCCAAGGCGCTGCCGCGCGATCCGGCGACGGTGTCGTTTGATCTGGTCGGGCTGGCCACACCGTTCATCAATCTGTTCGACCCTGCGGCGGTCGAGGCGCTGGATGCCACGGGCGGGGTGCCGGGCGAACTGAATTCTCTGACGTTGAACAACCTGACCGTCGATGCGGCGGGGACTCGGTTGACGGGCGTTGGCGACTTCACCTTCGACAACTCGGATCTTGAAACCTATGATGGCATGCCGCTGCCGGTTGGGTCGGTGATGCTAGAAGTGAGCGGTGCCAATGCGCTAATCGACAAGTTGATCGCCATGGGGCTGATGGCCGAACAGGATGCCATGGGCGCACGGATGATGATGAGCATGTTCACTGTGCCGGGGGATTCGCCGGACAACCTGAAATCCAAGCTTGAGTTCAACGAGCAGGGGCACATTTCTGCCAATGGCCAGCGGATCAAGTGA
- a CDS encoding pilus assembly protein TadG-related protein codes for MISRFARTEEGFSTVTSLFLVIVILLGAGISMDVTNVFRVKKQMQMAVDATAMAAASNVSDRSLAMDRAMEVAHRNLPIEEHGDAIVEADIELGWYDTATGDFTVVSELADPADINAARVSSERVDLRDNAVDLYLLQLLGHSDWQVSADAIAMAPTGAPTGGGTPVAAPCNNAMIMTKGFMETGGGNEWLGAVCLHGETGLRTGGDDWYGPGNELSAARIENVTVNHVRNGSYGANDPDLLKRAKSLETPLLDALPARYDAIFAELRNYASGDIYMGSELPPEFQGKKVQWLKESYTVLKAPGTMQPWENWGGIFEMNSDTIFVTKGSVSLEGNVDANDIAIIAASQITIGGGANLAFERSFFLAGSSFNASGSVRWGDPDHYCDTGTFNTYIFSLNYLSLGGATGLYGVVGAGAQFHPGGAMRSAGGLYFEAQQNVSLGGNYRVTGCGAQLESAYEINTEPAPVAESGGSGYRTVLVR; via the coding sequence ATGATCAGCCGCTTTGCACGGACAGAAGAGGGATTCAGCACCGTCACATCCCTGTTCTTGGTCATCGTGATACTTCTGGGGGCCGGGATTTCGATGGACGTGACCAACGTATTCCGCGTCAAGAAACAGATGCAGATGGCTGTCGACGCGACAGCCATGGCTGCGGCATCGAATGTATCGGACAGAAGTCTGGCGATGGACCGCGCGATGGAGGTCGCACATCGCAACCTGCCTATCGAAGAACACGGCGACGCCATTGTCGAAGCCGATATCGAATTGGGCTGGTACGATACCGCAACGGGTGATTTCACCGTGGTATCAGAGCTCGCGGATCCGGCGGATATCAACGCGGCCAGAGTATCCTCCGAACGGGTTGATCTGCGCGACAACGCTGTGGACCTGTATCTGTTGCAGCTGCTGGGGCATTCGGACTGGCAGGTATCGGCCGACGCAATCGCCATGGCCCCCACCGGCGCGCCAACTGGTGGCGGGACGCCTGTGGCGGCTCCGTGCAACAATGCCATGATCATGACCAAAGGTTTCATGGAAACCGGCGGCGGCAACGAATGGCTTGGCGCGGTTTGCCTGCATGGCGAAACCGGCCTGCGCACCGGCGGCGACGACTGGTACGGCCCCGGCAACGAACTCAGTGCGGCGCGTATCGAAAACGTTACCGTCAACCACGTGCGCAACGGCAGCTACGGCGCAAACGATCCCGACCTTCTGAAACGCGCCAAGTCGCTAGAGACCCCTCTCCTCGACGCGCTTCCTGCGCGCTACGATGCGATTTTCGCTGAACTCAGGAACTATGCGAGCGGCGACATCTACATGGGCAGCGAATTGCCCCCTGAGTTTCAGGGCAAAAAGGTTCAGTGGCTGAAGGAAAGCTACACCGTTCTCAAGGCACCCGGAACCATGCAGCCATGGGAAAACTGGGGCGGCATCTTCGAGATGAACTCAGACACGATCTTTGTGACCAAGGGGTCAGTGTCGCTCGAAGGGAATGTGGACGCGAACGACATCGCCATCATCGCCGCGTCGCAGATCACCATCGGTGGCGGGGCCAATCTGGCCTTTGAGCGATCATTCTTTCTGGCCGGCAGCAGCTTTAACGCATCCGGTTCCGTGCGCTGGGGCGATCCCGATCACTACTGTGACACAGGCACGTTCAACACCTATATCTTTTCCCTCAACTACCTGTCGCTGGGCGGCGCCACAGGGTTGTACGGGGTCGTTGGCGCAGGGGCGCAGTTCCATCCCGGCGGCGCAATGAGGAGCGCTGGCGGGCTGTATTTCGAGGCCCAGCAAAACGTATCCCTTGGAGGAAACTACCGTGTCACCGGGTGTGGTGCGCAACTTGAAAGCGCCTATGAGATCAACACCGAACCGGCACCTGTGGCCGAGAGCGGCGGATCAGGCTACCGGACGGTTCTGGTGCGCTGA
- a CDS encoding TadE/TadG family type IV pilus assembly protein: MLSNFLKRFCRSADGSSTVEFALWFPFILFFMMGSTDLVMLFYNQQMLYEDAYNGSRQVSLGIHTAEEAEQQIAEREASRDGLEVEITSEDGYVTSVIRVPVESVAVFLNHVLPGTLEARSTMWIEVVAAPEDM; the protein is encoded by the coding sequence ATGCTCTCCAACTTTCTCAAACGGTTTTGCCGCTCGGCTGACGGTTCTTCGACCGTAGAATTCGCCCTGTGGTTCCCATTTATCCTCTTTTTCATGATGGGGTCCACGGACCTTGTCATGCTGTTTTACAACCAGCAAATGCTGTACGAAGACGCCTATAACGGGTCGCGACAGGTGTCCCTGGGCATCCACACGGCAGAAGAAGCCGAGCAACAGATTGCGGAACGCGAAGCAAGCCGCGATGGGCTCGAGGTCGAGATTACATCCGAAGACGGCTATGTTACGTCGGTCATCCGGGTTCCTGTCGAATCTGTCGCTGTGTTCCTCAACCACGTTCTTCCCGGTACGCTCGAAGCGCGGTCCACAATGTGGATCGAAGTCGTTGCAGCGCCCGAGGACATGTGA